The proteins below are encoded in one region of Gemmatimonadota bacterium:
- the plsY gene encoding glycerol-3-phosphate 1-O-acyltransferase PlsY yields the protein MIARILLAVVASYLLGAIPTSLWVVRAVKGIDLRSVGSGNLGATNLYRLLGFKYAIPVGIFDSLKGAIPVAFFGPWAGLGVVGSLLLGVVAVIGHAFSVFAGFKGGKGVATGSGIVLGLAPWAFLVTLAVWAITVKLSGYVSLGSILAAAALPSAVWILHPDRHDIVWWLAALSATIIWLHRANIRRLINGTENRFGNRDEAQHHG from the coding sequence GTGATTGCGCGGATCCTTCTCGCGGTCGTTGCCTCCTATTTGCTGGGGGCAATCCCCACCTCCCTCTGGGTGGTGCGGGCCGTGAAAGGGATCGATCTGCGTAGCGTAGGTAGTGGCAACCTCGGCGCCACCAATCTCTACCGGTTGCTCGGATTCAAGTACGCCATTCCCGTCGGCATCTTCGATTCGCTGAAGGGCGCGATTCCCGTCGCCTTCTTCGGGCCCTGGGCGGGGCTCGGCGTCGTGGGCTCACTACTGCTTGGCGTGGTCGCCGTGATCGGTCATGCCTTCTCGGTATTCGCAGGCTTCAAGGGCGGCAAGGGCGTTGCCACCGGTAGCGGCATCGTACTCGGTCTCGCGCCGTGGGCGTTTCTTGTGACGCTCGCGGTCTGGGCGATTACCGTGAAGCTTTCGGGCTATGTCTCGCTCGGCAGCATCCTTGCGGCCGCGGCGCTCCCGTCGGCGGTGTGGATTCTCCACCCGGATCGTCATGACATCGTCTGGTGGCTTGCCGCGCTCTCCGCAACGATCATCTGGCTGCATCGCGCCAACATCCGGCGCCTGATCAATGGCACCGAGAACCGCTTCGGCAACCGCGACGAGGCGCAACACCATGGCTAG